One genomic window of Deinococcus arcticus includes the following:
- a CDS encoding GNAT family N-acetyltransferase: MTDQGTSSYTLQTTLKGITPAQLTGFFVGWPNPPSPETLYRLLAGSYRFVLAVQGEQVIGFVQAISDGVLTAFVPLLEVLPEHQGQGIGRALVEQLLAELADFYAVDLACDDELVPFYEGLGLRRANLMFRRRYDRQNGRPATPQRLPVQQQGVAPVPAQPLQEPALPGAELGQFLRRGPAV, from the coding sequence GTGACCGATCAAGGTACTTCCAGCTACACCCTGCAGACCACGCTTAAGGGCATCACACCCGCGCAGCTCACAGGTTTTTTCGTGGGGTGGCCCAATCCGCCCAGCCCCGAGACCCTTTACCGCCTGCTGGCCGGGTCGTACCGCTTCGTGCTGGCGGTGCAGGGCGAGCAGGTGATCGGGTTCGTGCAGGCGATCAGCGACGGCGTGCTGACGGCTTTTGTGCCGCTACTGGAGGTGTTGCCCGAGCATCAGGGCCAGGGCATTGGCCGCGCGCTGGTCGAGCAGCTGCTGGCGGAACTGGCCGACTTCTACGCCGTGGACCTCGCCTGCGACGACGAGCTGGTGCCCTTTTACGAGGGCCTGGGCTTGCGGCGGGCCAACCTGATGTTCCGGCGCCGCTATGACCGCCAGAATGGGCGGCCAGCGACGCCCCAACGCCTACCAGTACAGCAGCAGGGCGTCGCCCCGGTTCCAGCCCAGCCGCTTCAGGAACCCGCCCTCCCGGGGGCTGAGCTGGGCCAGTTCCTCCGGCGTGGGCCGGCCGTTTAA
- the ispG gene encoding flavodoxin-dependent (E)-4-hydroxy-3-methylbut-2-enyl-diphosphate synthase produces MIRRQTVSVNVGGVLVGSAHPIVVQSMTNTDTANAEATAIQIAQLARAGSEIVRVTVNTREAAAALPEVVARLHEVGLNVPIVGDFHYNGHILLREFPETARLLAKYRINPGNVGAGQHHDANFATMIEVAKEFDKPVRVGVNWGSLDQQVLARLMDENTRAGSPKTGTDVMIDAMVVSALDSARYAEALGLPHDKILISVKVSSAPELWKVYRQLAPLCDYPLHLGLTEAGMGMKGIVASSAALAPLLIDGIGDTIRVSLTPEPGASRKLEVEVAQQILQSLGLRQFLPQVTSCPGCGRTTSTFFQELAQKIQDYIRDTMPEWKAKYPGVEEMQVAVMGCIVNGPGESKHANIGISLPGTGEDPRAPVYQDGKLLTTLRGPRIAEDFQQLLEQYVERRYGQEVGV; encoded by the coding sequence ATGATCCGCCGCCAGACCGTCAGCGTGAACGTGGGGGGCGTGCTTGTGGGCAGCGCGCACCCCATCGTCGTGCAGAGCATGACGAACACCGACACCGCCAACGCCGAGGCCACGGCCATTCAGATTGCCCAGCTGGCCCGCGCCGGCAGCGAGATCGTGCGCGTCACTGTGAACACGCGGGAAGCCGCCGCTGCCCTTCCCGAGGTCGTGGCCCGGTTGCATGAAGTGGGCCTGAACGTGCCCATCGTGGGTGACTTTCATTACAACGGCCACATTCTGCTGCGCGAGTTCCCGGAAACCGCCCGCCTGCTGGCCAAGTACCGCATCAACCCCGGCAACGTGGGCGCCGGGCAGCACCACGACGCCAACTTCGCCACCATGATCGAGGTGGCCAAGGAGTTCGATAAGCCGGTGCGCGTGGGCGTGAACTGGGGCAGCCTGGACCAGCAGGTGCTGGCCCGGCTGATGGACGAGAACACCCGTGCCGGCAGCCCCAAGACCGGCACCGACGTGATGATTGACGCGATGGTGGTGTCGGCCCTGGACAGCGCCCGTTACGCCGAGGCACTGGGCTTGCCCCATGACAAGATTCTGATTTCCGTGAAGGTGAGCAGCGCGCCGGAGCTGTGGAAGGTTTACCGTCAGCTGGCCCCACTGTGCGACTACCCCCTGCACCTGGGTCTGACCGAGGCGGGCATGGGCATGAAGGGAATCGTGGCCAGCAGCGCGGCCCTGGCGCCCCTCCTGATTGACGGAATTGGCGACACCATCCGCGTCTCCTTGACCCCCGAACCCGGGGCCAGTCGCAAGCTGGAAGTCGAGGTGGCCCAGCAGATTCTGCAGAGCCTGGGGCTGCGCCAGTTTCTGCCGCAGGTCACCTCCTGCCCCGGGTGCGGGCGCACCACCAGCACCTTTTTTCAGGAACTGGCCCAGAAGATTCAGGATTACATCCGCGACACCATGCCCGAGTGGAAGGCGAAATACCCCGGGGTTGAAGAGATGCAGGTGGCGGTCATGGGCTGCATCGTGAACGGCCCCGGCGAGAGCAAGCACGCCAACATCGGGATTTCGCTGCCCGGCACCGGCGAGGACCCGCGCGCGCCCGTGTACCAGGACGGCAAGCTGCTCACCACCTTGAGGGGCCCCCGCATTGCCGAGGACTTTCAGCAACTGCTGGAGCAGTACGTGGAGCGCCGCTACGGGCAGGAGGTGGGCGTGTGA
- a CDS encoding DUF4259 domain-containing protein encodes MTVWGTGSFENEHAAAFAAEVVQDGAFALAEAFDVALDPDNDLLDAEEGHRALAAAEILAAVLTADTASLTDAGLRAWVQSASAAELAHLRPTALEALDRVLGPGSELPDLWEESEAADAWREDVQRLRAELG; translated from the coding sequence GTGACCGTCTGGGGCACCGGCAGCTTTGAGAACGAGCACGCCGCCGCTTTTGCGGCCGAGGTGGTGCAGGACGGCGCGTTTGCCCTGGCCGAAGCCTTTGACGTGGCACTGGACCCCGACAACGACCTGCTGGACGCTGAAGAAGGTCACCGAGCCCTGGCCGCCGCCGAGATTCTGGCTGCGGTGCTGACGGCTGACACGGCCAGCCTGACCGATGCCGGGCTGCGCGCGTGGGTGCAGAGCGCCAGCGCTGCCGAGCTGGCCCACCTGCGCCCCACGGCCCTGGAAGCCCTGGACCGGGTGCTGGGCCCGGGCAGCGAACTGCCGGACCTGTGGGAAGAAAGCGAGGCCGCCGACGCGTGGCGCGAGGACGTGCAGCGCCTGCGCGCCGAACTGGGGTAA
- a CDS encoding alpha-amylase family glycosyl hydrolase, which yields MSIFPLLSTQHDHTPAYTGRLGAPLGDTVRVRLRTTLPVTEVKFKLVRVGEIEAHPAREIDPVGPGPGRWFEAELPVHEGRVRYAWQLNFGHDHLHLTALGLHRTRRGFRSWFTYLAGHTAPEWAWESVFYQIFPDRFRNGDASNDVQTGEYVYSGRTVEHVPWTTPIDAWGDIHGHYGGDLNGITQALPYLQELGITGLWLTPIFVSPSNHRYDITDYRHIDPHLGGDAAWDELVQAASGVGIRLVLDGVFNHVGNEHALFQAALEDDAAPERELFTWRDEPGKLPYHAFFDVPTLPKIDYRTPAAVDEFFSGEASVVRHWLRRGAAGWRLDVAHMIGTGGTDEDNLPLHRTLKRAAREERADAYVFGERFYDPEHALDGQGEDGSMNYHGFGLPVMQWLARGNLTFEPSNLGGEELAEGLWDAYHALPAQVALSMFNVLESHDVPRALYRLGNDRTLFRAALTFLMGYAGVPCTYYGSEVGLSQSRDGAMPWCREPMPWDEAAWDRELRAQVRALIAVRRRELALQRGNLRFLHAEADAVAFMREYTHEDGRVQRAAVLVSRHPERHEVALTLPGGEWRDALTGETLSGGQVSVQAAGGRILLQEAPATPVG from the coding sequence ATGTCCATTTTTCCCCTGCTGTCCACCCAACACGACCACACGCCCGCCTACACCGGGCGGCTGGGCGCGCCCCTGGGCGACACTGTTCGCGTGCGCCTGCGCACCACGCTGCCTGTTACAGAAGTCAAGTTCAAGCTGGTGCGCGTGGGCGAGATTGAAGCCCACCCCGCGCGCGAGATTGACCCCGTGGGCCCAGGGCCGGGCCGCTGGTTCGAGGCCGAGCTGCCGGTGCACGAGGGCCGCGTGCGCTACGCGTGGCAGCTGAACTTCGGTCACGACCACCTGCACCTGACCGCGCTGGGCCTGCACCGCACCCGGCGGGGCTTTCGCTCGTGGTTTACCTATCTGGCCGGGCACACGGCCCCGGAATGGGCCTGGGAGAGCGTGTTTTACCAGATCTTCCCCGACCGCTTTCGCAACGGCGACGCCAGCAACGACGTGCAGACCGGCGAATACGTGTACAGCGGGCGCACAGTGGAGCACGTGCCCTGGACCACGCCCATTGACGCCTGGGGCGACATTCACGGGCACTATGGCGGCGACCTGAACGGCATCACCCAGGCGCTGCCCTACCTGCAGGAGCTGGGCATCACGGGGCTGTGGCTGACCCCCATCTTCGTGTCACCCAGCAACCACCGCTACGACATCACCGATTACCGCCACATTGACCCGCACCTGGGCGGCGACGCGGCCTGGGACGAACTGGTGCAGGCCGCCAGCGGCGTGGGCATCCGGCTGGTGCTGGACGGGGTGTTTAACCATGTGGGCAACGAGCACGCCCTGTTTCAGGCGGCGCTGGAAGACGACGCGGCCCCCGAACGCGAGCTGTTCACCTGGCGCGACGAGCCCGGCAAACTGCCCTACCACGCCTTTTTTGACGTGCCCACGCTGCCCAAGATTGACTACCGCACTCCGGCGGCCGTTGACGAATTCTTCAGCGGCGAGGCGTCCGTGGTGCGCCACTGGCTGCGCCGGGGAGCGGCGGGCTGGCGGCTGGACGTGGCCCACATGATCGGCACGGGCGGCACCGACGAGGACAACCTGCCCCTGCACCGCACCCTGAAACGGGCCGCGCGCGAGGAACGGGCCGACGCCTACGTGTTCGGTGAGCGCTTTTACGACCCCGAACACGCGCTGGATGGCCAGGGCGAGGACGGCTCCATGAACTACCACGGCTTCGGGCTGCCGGTGATGCAGTGGCTCGCGCGCGGCAACCTGACCTTCGAGCCCTCCAACCTGGGCGGCGAGGAACTGGCCGAGGGGCTATGGGACGCCTACCACGCTCTGCCCGCGCAGGTGGCGCTGAGCATGTTCAACGTGCTGGAATCGCACGATGTGCCGCGCGCCCTGTACCGCCTGGGCAACGACCGCACCCTCTTCCGGGCGGCCCTGACCTTTCTGATGGGTTACGCGGGCGTGCCCTGCACCTACTACGGCTCAGAGGTGGGCCTGAGCCAGTCGCGCGACGGGGCCATGCCCTGGTGCCGCGAGCCCATGCCCTGGGACGAGGCCGCGTGGGACCGGGAGCTGCGCGCGCAGGTCAGGGCCCTCATTGCCGTGCGCCGCCGCGAACTGGCCCTGCAGCGCGGCAACCTGCGCTTCCTGCACGCCGAGGCCGACGCCGTGGCCTTCATGCGCGAATACACCCATGAGGACGGCCGCGTGC
- a CDS encoding manganese catalase family protein gives MFLRIDKLQFDLPLPKEANPNGAAAVQELMGGRFGEMSTLMNYMTQSFNFRGKDTLRPYYELIANIAAEELGHIELVSATINALLAGPDPKVQEEPVDPSTHPFSFAQDVRYAKHFIAAGPGTMIADSHGKAWSGDYVYSSGNLMLDLTHNFFLEGAARHNKLRVYEMVDDPTAKALVGYLLVRGGVHQIAYAKALETLSGVNMEKLLPMPNIPTSLIPEAKRVMDQGVHQILYRFSDTDFTQLSAIWNGTHPEDGSEVRVGEYTEIQGGPTVDGGHDSAAFSPEWDMGEIMEIAKKLHDKARLR, from the coding sequence ATGTTCCTACGCATCGACAAACTGCAGTTCGACCTCCCCCTCCCCAAAGAAGCCAATCCCAACGGGGCGGCGGCCGTCCAGGAACTCATGGGCGGCCGTTTCGGCGAGATGTCCACCCTGATGAACTACATGACCCAGTCGTTCAACTTCCGGGGCAAGGACACGCTGCGGCCCTACTACGAACTGATTGCCAACATTGCCGCCGAGGAACTGGGACACATTGAACTCGTGTCGGCGACCATCAATGCGCTGCTGGCCGGGCCCGACCCCAAGGTGCAGGAAGAGCCCGTGGACCCCTCCACGCACCCCTTTTCCTTTGCCCAGGACGTGCGCTACGCCAAGCACTTCATTGCTGCGGGCCCCGGCACCATGATTGCGGATTCGCACGGCAAGGCGTGGTCTGGCGACTACGTGTATTCCAGCGGCAACCTCATGCTGGACCTGACGCACAACTTCTTCCTGGAAGGAGCGGCGCGCCACAACAAGCTGCGCGTGTACGAGATGGTGGACGACCCCACCGCCAAGGCCCTGGTGGGCTACCTGCTGGTGCGCGGCGGGGTTCACCAGATCGCCTACGCCAAGGCGCTGGAAACCCTGAGCGGCGTGAACATGGAAAAACTGCTGCCCATGCCCAACATTCCCACCTCGCTGATTCCCGAGGCCAAGCGCGTGATGGACCAGGGCGTGCACCAGATTCTGTACCGCTTCAGCGACACGGACTTTACCCAGCTGAGCGCCATCTGGAACGGCACCCACCCCGAGGACGGCAGCGAGGTGCGCGTGGGCGAGTACACCGAGATTCAGGGAGGCCCCACGGTGGACGGCGGCCACGACTCGGCAGCCTTCTCGCCCGAGTGGGACATGGGCGAGATCATGGAAATCGCCAAGAAGCTGCACGACAAGGCCCGGTTGCGCTAA
- the map gene encoding type I methionyl aminopeptidase, with product MSRIALKSAREIEIMRRAGALVAETFRVLEPHVKPGVTLKELDRLAEEHIRKAGATPAYLGYGPRTNPFPGTICASVNEVICHGIPDSRQLQEGDIIGVDIGVLLNGYYGDACSTFAVGKVRPEVQGLVDATRASLNAALELVKPGARLGDIGHAIQSLAEGRGYSVVREYTGHGIGKRLHEEPTVLHHGARYTGLKLQPGMVFTIEPMINLGRPETRLLGDGWTVITADKSPSAQFEHTVAVTQKGCEILTL from the coding sequence ATGAGCCGCATTGCCCTGAAATCCGCCCGCGAAATCGAGATCATGCGCCGTGCGGGGGCGCTGGTGGCGGAAACCTTCCGGGTGCTGGAACCGCACGTAAAGCCCGGCGTGACCCTCAAGGAACTCGACCGGCTGGCCGAGGAACACATTCGCAAGGCTGGCGCCACGCCCGCCTACCTGGGCTACGGCCCGCGCACCAACCCCTTTCCCGGCACCATCTGCGCCAGCGTGAACGAGGTGATCTGCCACGGCATTCCCGACAGCCGCCAGCTGCAGGAGGGCGACATTATTGGTGTGGACATTGGCGTGCTCCTGAACGGTTACTACGGCGACGCCTGCTCCACCTTCGCCGTGGGCAAGGTGCGCCCGGAGGTGCAGGGACTGGTGGACGCCACCCGCGCCAGCCTGAACGCCGCGCTGGAACTGGTCAAACCCGGTGCCCGCCTGGGCGACATTGGCCACGCCATTCAGTCGCTGGCCGAGGGCCGGGGCTACAGCGTGGTGCGTGAATACACCGGCCACGGCATTGGCAAGCGGCTGCACGAGGAACCCACCGTGCTGCACCACGGCGCGCGCTACACCGGGTTGAAGCTGCAGCCCGGCATGGTGTTTACCATCGAGCCCATGATCAACCTGGGCCGCCCCGAAACGCGCCTGCTGGGCGACGGCTGGACCGTGATTACCGCCGACAAGAGCCCCAGCGCGCAGTTTGAGCACACGGTGGCGGTGACGCAAAAGGGCTGTGAGATTCTGACGCTGTGA
- a CDS encoding M55 family metallopeptidase encodes MNERRVVVSVDMEGICGVSSWVQVSPPEFGGLVSSAEYERARHQMTLEAAAAAQGALDAGATDVLVNDSHDTMRNLLPDLLPEGVRFTTGNDKPLSMVQGVQEGGVLGLLFVGYHARAGSVRGPLAHTWNGFLRDVRVNGVPTGEYGLNALLAGHYGVPVLFASGDDVAMAEITAELGEGVVTVAVKEGLSAFAAVHLHPQEATRRIYQGARRAVQDAAQAQPYTTRWPAHVALSFDHQARADAAERVPGVTRMDAVTVGWESENAYHLFQTFRMLAKVAEVRLNG; translated from the coding sequence ATGAACGAGCGCCGGGTCGTGGTCAGCGTGGATATGGAAGGCATCTGTGGGGTGTCCAGCTGGGTGCAGGTGAGCCCACCGGAATTTGGGGGACTGGTCAGCAGCGCCGAATACGAACGCGCCCGCCACCAGATGACCCTGGAAGCGGCCGCCGCCGCGCAGGGCGCCCTGGACGCCGGGGCCACCGATGTGCTGGTGAACGACAGCCACGACACCATGCGCAACCTGCTGCCCGACCTGCTGCCCGAGGGCGTGCGCTTTACCACCGGCAACGACAAACCCCTGAGCATGGTGCAGGGCGTGCAGGAGGGCGGCGTGCTGGGTCTGCTGTTCGTGGGCTACCACGCCCGCGCGGGCAGCGTGCGCGGGCCGTTGGCCCACACCTGGAACGGCTTTCTCCGGGATGTGCGGGTCAATGGGGTGCCCACCGGCGAATACGGCCTGAATGCCCTGCTGGCCGGGCACTACGGCGTGCCGGTGTTGTTTGCCAGCGGCGACGACGTGGCCATGGCCGAGATCACGGCGGAACTGGGCGAGGGGGTGGTGACCGTGGCCGTCAAGGAGGGCTTAAGTGCCTTCGCCGCCGTTCACCTGCACCCGCAGGAGGCCACGCGCCGTATTTACCAGGGCGCCCGCCGAGCGGTACAGGACGCCGCGCAGGCCCAGCCCTACACCACCCGCTGGCCCGCCCACGTGGCCCTGAGCTTTGACCATCAGGCCCGGGCCGACGCCGCCGAGCGGGTGCCCGGTGTGACCCGGATGGACGCCGTGACCGTGGGCTGGGAGAGCGAGAACGCCTATCACCTGTTCCAGACCTTCCGCATGCTGGCCAAGGTGGCCGAGGTGCGGCTGAACGGGTAG
- a CDS encoding ABC transporter ATP-binding protein: protein MNAEVNAGPRAPYNSRHDEQGRAGGRAISGVALGGRGRRERALGTETAVAARELRKSFRGAGGAAQPVLDGVTLEIRQGEFFSLLGPSGCGKTTLLRLLAGFEQPDGGSVMIGGRDMTGVPVHRRPVNTVFQNYALFPHLNVRENVEFGLRMAGVPAGARRERAGRALDLVRIGDLAARRPDQLSGGQRQRVALARAIVNEPQVLLLDEPLSALDLKLRKELQLELAHLQQTLGMTFVFVTHDQEEALVMSDRIAVMNRGRIEQLGQAETLYERPRTAFVATFLGSSNLIEGTVQAVDGPQATVQTAHGPLRTALGTGLRPGQRVTLSVRPEKLRMERDDETEGNEIRARVDDIVYTGAENQYVLEAGGQRLHVFQLNADIGADEDFDYGEQVALYLPPENLVVLEEG from the coding sequence GTGAACGCCGAGGTGAACGCGGGGCCGCGCGCCCCTTACAATTCCCGTCATGACGAGCAGGGAAGGGCGGGGGGCCGGGCCATCAGCGGCGTAGCGTTGGGGGGCCGGGGCCGGCGCGAGCGCGCGCTGGGCACCGAAACGGCGGTGGCGGCGCGCGAACTGCGCAAGAGTTTCCGGGGCGCGGGTGGCGCGGCCCAGCCGGTGCTGGACGGCGTGACGCTGGAGATCCGCCAGGGCGAGTTCTTCAGCCTGCTGGGGCCGTCGGGCTGCGGCAAGACCACGCTGCTGCGGCTGCTCGCGGGTTTTGAACAGCCGGACGGAGGCAGCGTGATGATCGGCGGCCGGGACATGACCGGCGTGCCGGTCCACCGCCGCCCGGTGAACACGGTGTTTCAGAATTACGCGCTGTTTCCGCATCTGAACGTGCGCGAGAACGTGGAATTCGGCCTGCGCATGGCGGGCGTGCCGGCAGGCGCGCGCCGTGAGCGGGCCGGGCGCGCCCTGGACCTGGTGCGGATTGGCGACCTCGCGGCCCGGCGCCCCGATCAGCTGTCGGGGGGGCAGCGGCAGCGGGTGGCGCTGGCGCGCGCCATCGTCAACGAGCCGCAGGTGCTGCTGCTGGACGAACCGCTCAGCGCCCTGGACCTGAAGCTGCGCAAGGAGCTGCAACTGGAACTGGCGCACCTGCAGCAGACCCTGGGCATGACATTCGTGTTCGTGACCCACGACCAGGAAGAGGCGCTGGTCATGAGTGACCGGATTGCTGTGATGAACCGGGGCCGCATTGAGCAGCTGGGGCAGGCCGAGACCCTGTATGAGCGCCCGCGCACGGCGTTCGTGGCCACCTTTCTGGGCAGCAGCAACCTGATTGAGGGCACGGTGCAGGCGGTGGACGGCCCACAGGCGACGGTGCAGACCGCGCACGGCCCCCTGCGCACGGCCCTGGGCACTGGCCTGCGCCCGGGCCAGCGCGTGACCCTCTCGGTGCGTCCGGAAAAACTGCGCATGGAACGTGACGACGAAACCGAAGGCAACGAGATTCGCGCCCGCGTGGACGACATCGTGTACACCGGCGCCGAGAACCAGTATGTGCTGGAGGCGGGCGGCCAGCGCCTGCACGTCTTTCAGCTGAACGCCGACATCGGTGCCGACGAGGATTTCGATTACGGCGAACAGGTGGCGCTGTACCTGCCTCCCGAGAACCTTGTGGTGCTGGAGGAAGGGTGA
- a CDS encoding pentapeptide repeat-containing protein: MRGGQLSRTALRGALLDGADLRGCDLRAVRLGAAELQGVTVEPIRLLDLAHLLGVRVAAVEG, encoded by the coding sequence ATGCGCGGCGGCCAGCTGTCCCGCACAGCCCTGCGTGGGGCGCTGCTGGACGGCGCCGATCTGCGCGGCTGTGATCTGCGGGCTGTGCGCCTGGGCGCCGCCGAGTTGCAGGGGGTGACCGTCGAGCCCATTCGGCTGCTGGACCTTGCCCACCTGCTTGGTGTGCGGGTGGCCGCAGTGGAGGGGTAA